In Lacrimispora indolis DSM 755, a genomic segment contains:
- a CDS encoding VOC family protein translates to MNDELKIKMYSFTVDCKDPHELAKFYASLLKWEMMLIDEEWACVYAPGTNQGTYPGIMFQRNPEYKPPVWPEEPETQQQMAHIDFAVNDLEKAVQHAVHCGATIADEQFSNDWRVMFDPAGHPFCLCQMKSMIESPHFALL, encoded by the coding sequence ATGAATGATGAATTAAAAATCAAAATGTACTCGTTTACGGTGGATTGCAAAGACCCGCATGAATTAGCAAAATTTTATGCATCGCTGCTTAAGTGGGAAATGATGTTGATCGATGAAGAATGGGCATGTGTATACGCTCCGGGAACCAATCAGGGAACATATCCTGGTATAATGTTTCAACGGAATCCTGAGTATAAACCGCCTGTGTGGCCGGAAGAGCCTGAAACGCAACAGCAAATGGCACATATAGACTTCGCTGTTAATGATTTAGAAAAAGCGGTTCAACATGCAGTCCATTGTGGAGCAACAATTGCAGATGAGCAATTTTCTAATGATTGGAGAGTTATGTTTGACCCCGCCGGACATCCTTTTTGCTTATGCCAAATGAAATCAATGATTGAGAGTCCTCATTT
- a CDS encoding ornithine carbamoyltransferase, translating to MKSLIRLTDLKSREIYDIFRISDEIQCGKYIDILKGKSVVLFFPSSSIRTRVTFEKGIHLLGGQPILFPNEALDKKEDLRDVCGYLNNWADVIVVRHRNIHILEQLAKYLRAPVINAMTDVNHPCEILTDMYALSKIRKDFIHDKYLFCGALGNIGLAWKEASDAMGFELSQCCGNGYEINGLMTYNYVTEAISGKDIICTDSLPSNVLEDFRNCQITKEIMDMANDGAILNPCPPFYRGEEVSDDVIESKYFVGYEFKKYLLQVQQGIIIYCLLS from the coding sequence TTGAAAAGTCTGATCAGATTAACGGATTTAAAGTCAAGGGAGATATATGATATTTTCAGGATTTCAGATGAAATTCAGTGCGGTAAATACATTGATATACTAAAAGGGAAAAGTGTAGTCTTATTCTTCCCAAGTTCAAGTATTAGAACGCGTGTCACATTTGAAAAGGGGATACATTTATTAGGAGGACAACCTATATTATTTCCCAATGAAGCGCTTGATAAAAAAGAAGATTTGAGAGATGTATGCGGGTATTTAAATAACTGGGCAGATGTTATTGTAGTAAGACATAGGAATATACACATACTGGAACAGCTGGCCAAATATTTAAGAGCACCAGTTATAAATGCAATGACAGATGTAAACCATCCATGCGAGATACTCACAGATATGTACGCACTTTCAAAGATAAGGAAAGATTTTATTCATGATAAATACTTATTTTGCGGAGCGTTAGGAAATATAGGGTTGGCTTGGAAAGAGGCTTCTGATGCCATGGGCTTTGAATTATCACAATGTTGTGGTAACGGCTATGAGATAAATGGTTTGATGACGTACAACTACGTAACAGAAGCCATAAGCGGCAAAGACATTATTTGTACGGATTCATTGCCTTCAAATGTACTTGAGGATTTTAGAAATTGTCAGATTACAAAGGAAATAATGGATATGGCGAATGATGGAGCGATATTAAATCCCTGTCCTCCATTTTATCGCGGAGAGGAAGTTTCTGATGATGTGATAGAGTCAAAGTACTTTGTTGGGTACGAATTTAAAAAGTATTTGCTTCAAGTTCAGCAAGGGATAATTATATACTGTTTGCTCAGCTGA